From the Bacteroidota bacterium genome, one window contains:
- the serS gene encoding serine--tRNA ligase has product MLVIQNLRERTGEYIQRLQKKYVKDADTLIAKIILLDDERKVLQKKADDRLAQQKQMPAKIGALMKSGDQEEIAKIKNEVALLKSQSDEFLAQMQSVEKEIESILVTIPNAPSSQVPDGRTAEENETIFSSISILPELAPKALPHWELATKYDLIDFEMGNKVAGAGFPFYKGKGARLQRALINFFLDNATNAGYREVQPPIVINSDSGFGTGQLPDKEGQMYHIGIDDLYLIPTAEVPVTNMYRDVMVKADQLPIQLTGYTPCFRREAGSYGKDVRGLNRLHQFDKVEIVQIAHPDNSYDTLETMKDYVTGLLVALQLPFRILRLCGGDMSFASALTYDFEVYSAAQKRWLEVSSVSNFESFQANRMKCRFKDTDGKTKLVHTLNGSALALPRIVAALLENNQLPEGINIPEVLHPYTGFKVIN; this is encoded by the coding sequence ATGTTAGTAATACAAAACTTAAGAGAACGCACTGGCGAGTATATTCAGCGATTGCAAAAAAAATATGTAAAAGACGCAGATACGTTGATTGCAAAAATTATTTTGCTTGATGATGAACGCAAAGTGCTGCAAAAAAAAGCAGACGACAGACTTGCGCAACAAAAACAGATGCCTGCAAAAATTGGCGCCCTCATGAAATCGGGAGATCAGGAAGAGATAGCCAAAATTAAAAATGAAGTTGCCTTGTTGAAATCTCAATCGGATGAATTTCTTGCTCAAATGCAGAGTGTTGAAAAAGAAATAGAATCGATATTGGTAACAATACCTAACGCACCTTCGAGTCAGGTTCCTGATGGCCGTACTGCCGAAGAAAACGAAACCATATTTTCAAGCATCTCCATACTACCTGAGCTAGCCCCAAAGGCATTGCCGCACTGGGAGTTGGCAACCAAATATGATCTAATTGATTTTGAAATGGGCAATAAGGTTGCCGGTGCCGGATTCCCTTTTTATAAAGGCAAAGGTGCAAGGCTGCAACGTGCACTTATTAATTTCTTTTTAGATAATGCAACCAATGCAGGATACAGGGAAGTACAACCTCCCATAGTAATTAATTCAGATTCAGGTTTTGGAACCGGTCAATTGCCCGATAAAGAAGGGCAAATGTATCACATAGGCATAGATGACTTATACCTGATACCAACTGCTGAGGTGCCAGTAACTAACATGTATCGAGATGTAATGGTAAAAGCCGATCAACTTCCAATCCAGCTAACTGGCTACACGCCTTGCTTCAGACGCGAAGCCGGTTCTTATGGAAAAGATGTAAGAGGATTAAACAGACTACATCAGTTTGATAAAGTTGAAATTGTGCAAATTGCACATCCTGATAATTCGTACGACACGCTCGAAACCATGAAGGATTATGTAACCGGTTTACTAGTTGCATTGCAATTACCTTTTCGTATACTAAGATTATGTGGTGGCGATATGAGCTTTGCCTCTGCCCTAACTTATGACTTTGAAGTGTATAGTGCTGCACAAAAGCGCTGGTTGGAAGTAAGCAGCGTTAGTAATTTTGAAAGTTTCCAGGCGAACCGAATGAAATGCAGATTTAAGGATACCGATGGCAAAACAAAACTGGTACATACCTTAAACGGAAGCGCACTCGCATTGCCACGCATTGTGGCTGCATTGTTAGAAAACAATCAACTACCTGAGGGCATCAACATCCCCGAAGTACTGCATCCGTATACTGGTTTCAAGGTCATCAACTAA